CTCAACCGGCGTCAATCGGTCCAGGCGCACCTGCCGGCGGCGGCGGTGGTAGGTCCGCTCGATCCAGGTGATGATCCCGGCCCGCAGCTCGTCCCGGGTGTCCCAGTCGCATCGGTCCAGCACGTTCTTCTGCAGCAACGCGAAGAAGGACTCCATGGCCGCATTGTCCCCGGCTGAGCCGACCTGACCCATGGACCCGATCAGCCCGTGGGTGGTGAGGGCGTCCTGGAAGGCGGTCGAGCGGAACTGCGAGCCGCGGTCCGAGTGCACGATGCACCCGGCCA
This Micrococcus flavus DNA region includes the following protein-coding sequences:
- a CDS encoding IS3 family transposase, encoding AGCIVHSDRGSQFRSTAFQDALTTHGLIGSMGQVGSAGDNAAMESFFALLQKNVLDRCDWDTRDELRAGIITWIERTYHRRRRQVRLDRLTPVEYELIMDHTPADAA